A stretch of the Malus sylvestris chromosome 10, drMalSylv7.2, whole genome shotgun sequence genome encodes the following:
- the LOC126584817 gene encoding phytochrome E-like, translating into MELGKSSDRTRAAAFSSSSATSNMKPTPAAAKPDRSIAHYREDANLLAEYEQSAVSGTPFHYTRSVLFPPDSVPEEQIVAYLSRIQRGSLVQSFGCMLAIKEPTFRIIGFSENCFELLGLDKSGSVFGSNELRGLIGIDCRTLFTPSSAASLAKAAASREISLLNPVWVYSRSTQKPFYAILHRIDVGIVIDLEPARSGDPALSLAGAVQSQKLAVRAISRLQSLPGGDIGVLCDTVVEDVQKLTGYDRVMVYKFHDDDHGEVVSEIRRSDLESYLGLHYPATDIPQAARFLFKQNRVRMICDCNVNPVKVIQSEELKQPLCLVNSTLRSPHGCHRQYMANMGSIASLVMAVIINGNDSTKLWGLVVCHHTSPRYVPFPLRYACQFLMQAFGLQICMELQLASQLAEKKILRTQTLLCDMLLRDSPSGIVTQSPSIMDLVKCDGAAFYYGGTCWLMGVTPTESQVKDIAEWLLKNHGDSTGLSTDSLAEVGYPGAPLLGNAVCGMATARVSSKDFLFWFRSHMAEQVNWGGAKHHPEDKDDGGKMHPRSSFKAFIEIVKSRSLPWEISEINVIHSLQLIMRDSFQDIEETGSKAVQQSDAEMQLQEIDELSSAACEMVKLIETASVPIFGVDSDGLINGWNAKIAELTGLQDSEAMGKSLVDEIVYEDSREAVENLLRRALQGEEDKNIELKLRNFGLPQHKSVVYIVANTCMSRSRAKDVVGVCFVGQDITCEKVVMDKFIRLQGDYKAIIQSLNPLIPPIFASDEKACCSEWNAAMETLTGWTREDVIGKTLIGEIFGGFCQLKGQYTLTKFMIMLYQGISGTEIEKFPFGFFDRKGNFVEVLLTASKRTDAGGNIIGCFCFLQIFLRDMQPALEGHRQEDTEYFSKLKQLTYMRQEMKNPLNGIRFTHRLLESTTISENQKQFLDTSDACERQIMAIIEDMDVRSVAEGSAKLNMEEFMLGNVLDVIICQSMLSLREKNLQLLHEIPEEIKSLSLQGDQIRLQLVLSDFLLNVVSHAPSPNGWVEIKISPGLKLIQDDNNYIRLQIRMTHPGQGLPAVLIQDMFEGGNRWTTQEGFGLNLSRKLLNRMNGKVQYVREHNKCYFLVDIELQMKKERQRLPVSEADMSTT; encoded by the exons ATGGAGCTTGGCAAAAGCAGTGACAGAACACGCGCCGCCgcattctcctcctcctccgccacAAGCAACATGAAACCCACCCCCGCGGCCGCCAAACCCGATAGGTCAATCGCTCACTACAGAGAGGACGCCAACCTCTTGGCCGAGTACGAGCAGTCTGCCGTCTCCGGTACGCCCTTCCACTACACAAGGTCAGTGCTTTTTCCTCCGGATTCTGTTCCCGAGGAGCAaatcgttgcctacctttcgaGAATCCAAAGGGGTTCTCTCGTCCAATCCTTTGGCTGTATGCTTGCAATTAAAGAACCCACTTTTCGAATTATCGGTTTTAGTGAGAATTGCTTTGAATTGCTGGGTCTGGATAAATCGGGTAGTGTTTTCGGGTCAAATGAGTTAAGGGGTTTGATTGGAATTGACTGTAGAACTCTGTTTACTCCTTCTTCCGCGGCTTCTTTGGCGAAAGCTGCTGCTTCGAGGGAGATTTCGCTGTTAAACCCGGTTTGGGTGTATTCTAGGAGCACCCAGAAGCCATTTTATGCTATTTTGCATAGAATTGATGTGGGGATTGTGATTGATTTGGAGCCTGCTAGGTCTGGTGATCCTGCATTGTCACTTGCAGGAGCTGTGCAGTCTCAGAAACTCGCGGTTCGCGCAATTTCTAGGCTTCAGTCTCTCCCTGGAGGGGACattggcgtgttgtgtgatacTGTTGTGGAGGATGTTCAGAAGCTTACTGGATATGACAGAGTTATGGTTTATAAGTTCCATGACGATGATCACGGTGAGGTTGTGTCTGAAATCAGAAGGTCGGATTTGGAGTCTTATTTGGGTTTGCATTATCCTGCCACGGATATCCCCCAAGCTGCCCGTTTCTTGTTCAAGCAGAATCGCGTGCGTATGATCTGTGATTGCAATGTGAATCCGGTTAAAGTCATTCAAAGTGAAGAACTAAAGCAGCCTTTGTGCTTGGTCAATTCAACCCTCCGGTCTCCACATGGTTGCCACAGACAGTACATGGCGAATATGGGCTCGATTGCCTCACTGGTGATGGCGGTTATCATCAATGGTAATGATTCAACAAAGCTTTGGGGGTTGGTGGTGTGCCACCACACTTCCCCCCGCTATGTCCCTTTCCCTCTTCGCTATGCTTGTCAGTTTCTTATGCAGGCATTTGGGCTGCAAATCTGCATGGAGCTTCAATTGGCTTCGCAGTTGGCTGAGAAAAAGATTCTCAGAACACAAACCTTGCTTTGTGACATGCTCCTCCGGGACTCCCCATCTGGTATTGTGACCCAATCTCCGAGTATAATGGATCTCGTGAAGTGTGACGGAGCTGCATTTTACTATGGCGGGACATGTTGGTTGATGGGGGTAACTCCAACCGAATCACAGGTTAAAGATATAGCAGAGTGGCTGCTAAAAAATCATGGGGATTCCACGGGTCTGAGTACTGATAGTTTGGCGGAAGTTGGTTACCCTGGTGCACCTTTACTGGGTAATGCAGTTTGTGGTATGGCTACCGCAAGAGTCAGCTCAAAAGATTTCTTGTTTTGGTTCAGGTCGCACATGGCAGAGCAAGTCAACTGGGGAGGAGCCAAGCATCATCCAGAGGATAAGGATGACGGTGGAAAGATGCACCCGAGATCATCATTTAAAGCTTTTATTGAAATAGTAAAAAGTAGAAGTTTGCCTTGGGAGATCTCTGAGATTAATGTCATCCACTCTTTACAGCTCATAATGAGAGACTCGTTTCAGGATATCGAGGAAACTGGTTCAAAGGCAGTACAACAGAGTGATGCTGAGATGCAGTTGCAGGAGATAGATGAACTCAGTTCCGCGGCATGTGAAATGGTTAAATTGATCGAGACAGCTTCAGTTCCGATTTTTGGGGTTGATTCGGATGGTCTCATCAATGGATGGAATGCAAAAATAGCTGAGTTGACAGGTCTACAAGATAGCGAAGCTATGGGCAAGTCCCTTGTTGACGAAATTGTTTATGAGGACTCGCGTGAAGCGGTTGAAAATCTTTTACGTAGAGCGTTACAAG GTGAGGAGGACAAGAACATTGAGTTAAAATTGAGAAATTTTGGGCTTCCACAACATAAGTCGGTTGTCTATATTGTGGCCAACACTTGCATGAGTAGGAGTCGTGCAAAGGATGTTGTCGGTGTATGCTTCGTGGGTCAGGATATTACTTGTGAAAAGGTTGTTATGGATAAATTCATCCGCTTGCAAGGGGATTACAAGGCCATCATACAGAGTCTTAATCCCTTGATTCCACCGATATTTGCATCTGATGAGAAAGCATGTTGCTCAGAATGGAATGCAGCCATGGAAACGCTGACTGGTTGGACTCGAGAAGACGTTATTGGTAAAACGCTTATTGGGGAAATCTTTGGAGGTTTCTGTCAACTGAAAGGTCAATATACGCTGACTAAGTTTATGATTATGTTGTACCAAGGAATCAGTGGTACAGAGATTGAAAAGTTTCCATTCGGGTTTTTTGATAGAAAGGGTAATTTTGTTGAGGTGCTCTTAACTGCTAGCAAGAGGACTGATGCAGGTGGGAATATAATcggttgtttttgtttcttgcaaaTTTTTTTGCGTGACATGCAGCCGGCCTTGGAAGGACACAGACAAGAGGATACAGAATACTTTTCGAAACTTAAGCAATTAACATACATGCGGCAAGAGATGAAAAATCCTTTAAATGGCATTCGGTTTACCCACAGACTCCTTGAAAGTACAACTATTTCAGAAAATCAGAAGCAATTTCTTGACACTAGCGATGCATGTGAAAGACAAATCATGGCGATCATCGAGGATATGGATGTGAGAAGCGTAGCCGAAGG TAGCGCGAAGCTGAACATGGAAGAATTTATGTTGGGAAATGTTTTGGATGTCATCATTTGCCAATCAATGCTCTCGCTGAGGGAAAAGAACTTGCAGCTCCTTCATGAGATTCCAGAAGAGATCAAATCACTATCTTTGCAAGGCGATCAAATCCGGCTTCAGTTGGTTTTGTCAGATTTCTTGCTCAATGTAGTGAGTCATGCACCTTCCCCAAATGGATGGGTCGAAATCAAAATTTCACCTGGTCTGAAGTTAATACAGGACGACAACAATTATATCCGTCTCCAGATCAG AATGACACACCCCGGCCAAGGCCTTCCGGCGGTGCTCATCCAGGATATGTTCGAGGGTGGAAACAGATGGACGACACAAGAAGGGTTCGGGCTAAATCTGTCGCGGAAACTTCTGAATAGAATGAATGGTAAGGTGCAGTATGTTAGAGAGCACAATAAATGTTACTTTCTCGTTGACATCGAACTTCAGATGAAGAAAGAGAGGCAGAGGCTGCCTGTGTCTGAAGCTGATATGAGCACGACTTGA
- the LOC126584818 gene encoding protein MEI2-like 5 has protein sequence MNQSLNFSSSGATEVPMGGWGILSGSGAHNASSDATLFSSSLPVLPHPKLNVNGTEQGCQSIDDLSPGLNKLHQNLEGNDPLEDIETHAIGSLLPGDEEVLLAGIADDLDLSGLPGSLEDLEDYDLFGSGGGMELESDAQESLRIGMSKVSLADGATGNGMAQFALPNGVGAVAGEHPYGEHPSRTLFVRNINSNVEDSELRTLFEQYGDIRTLYTACKHRGFVMISYYDIRAARTAMRTLQNKPLRRRKLDIHFSIPKDNPSEKDINQGTLVVFNLDPSVSNEDLRHIFGAYGEVKEIRETPHKRHHKFIEFYDVRAAEAALKSLNRSDIAGKRIKLEPSRPGGARRNLMLQLNQDPEQDESQSYRHPVGSPITISPPGNWAQFNNPMEHSPVHSISKSPGFGTMSPTNSNHLPGLASILHPQISNNVKVAPIGNNHGKGSHVDHIFSSTNSDHGSAFQQSHSFPENSTHFQGAMPSFNPSTSSGSHVETLSGPQFLWGSPTPYSENTNSSAWHRQSVGHQLTSNGKGHAFPFSGHNGPLLSSSHHHHHHHHVGSAPSGVPLDRRFNYFPESPETSFLGPAAYGGMSLGPSRGNFMFNVGARPSRNGGISLPGNMSEGSFKMVGSPKLSPVFLGNGPYAGLPPTSIDGLIERGRSRRMENNGTQIDSKKQFQLDLDKILSGEDNRTTLMIKNIPNKYTSKMLLAAIDENHGGTFDFLYLPIDFKNKCNVGYAFINMLSPSHIIPFYEAFNGKKWEKFNSEKVASLAYARIQGKAALVAHFQNSSLMNEDKRCRPILFHSEGSEAGDQIIHEHLPSNNLNIQISQEKESDSDSSGSPYRGFDEKPDKS, from the exons ATGAATCAGTCTTTGAACTTTTCATCTTCTG GCGCAACCGAGGTTCCAATGGGAGGATGGGGCATTTTATCTGGATCTGGTGCCCACAATGCCTCCAGTGATGCTACCCTCTTTTCAAGTTCATTACCTGTTCTTCCACATCCAAAGT TGAACGTGAATGGTACTGAGCAAGGCTGTCAATCTATTGATGATCTTTCGCCTGGCTTAAATAAACTCCACCAAAATTTGGAGGGTAACGATCCGCTTGAAGATATTGAAACTCATGCGATTGGAAGCTTGCTTCCTGGCGATGAGGAGGTGCTATTAGCTGGCATAGCAGATGATCTTGACCTCAGTGGGTTGCCTGGTTCACTGGAAGACTTGGAAGATTATGATCTCTTTGGTAGTGGAGGCGGCATGGAATTGGAAAGTGATGCACAGGAGAGCCTGAGAATTGGCATGTCAAAAGTAAGTTTAGCTGACGGTGCTACTGGGAACGGGATGGCTCAATTTGCCCTTCCAAATGGCGTGGGAGCTGTTGCTGGAGAACATCCATATGGAGAGCATCCTTCCAGAACATTGTTTGTGCGAAATATCAATAGTAATGTTGAGGATTCAGAACTGAGGACACTTTTTGAG CAATACGGGGATATTAGAACGCTGTACACTGCATGTAAGCATAGGGGATTTGTGATGATATCATATTATGATATTCGTGCTGCTCGAACTGCTATGCGCACATTACAAAACAAGCCTCTGCGGCGGAGGAAGCTTGATATTCACTTCTCAATTCCAAAG GATAATCCATCAGAGAAGGATATTAATCAAGGAACTTTGGTAGTTTTCAATTTGGATCCATCAGTTTCAAATGAAGACCTCCGTCATATATTTGGGGCTTATGGCGAGGTGAAAGAG ATAAGGGAAACACCACACAAGAGGCATCATAAATTTATTGAGTTTTATGATGTTAGAGCTGCAGAAGCAGCCCTTAAGTCGTTAAATAGGAGTGACATAGCTGGTAAACGCATAAAGCTTGAACCCAGTCGACCTGGTGGAGCTCGTCGAAA CTTGATGCTGCAACTGAATCAAGACCCTGAACAAGATGAATCTCAGAGTTATCGACATCCAGTGGGTTCCCCGATAACAATCTCTCCACCGG GTAACTGGGCACAGTTTAACAACCCAATGGAACATAGTCCTGTGCACAGTATTAGTAAATCTCCTGGTTTCGGGACTATGAGTCCAACAAACAGCAACCATTTGCCTGGATTAGCGTCAATTCTGCATCCCCAGATATCAAACAATGTGAAGGTTGCACCCATTGGCAATAACCATGGAAAGGGGAGTCATGTTGATCATATATTTTCCAGTACAAACTCAGACCATGGATCTGCATTTCAACAATCACACTCATTTCCAGAGAACTCAACCCATTTCCAAGGAGCCATGCCCTCGTTCAATCCTTCAACCTCAAGTGGATCTCATGTGGAAACTTTATCAGGCCCGCAATTTCTTTGGGGGAGTCCAACTCCTTATTCAGAAAACACCAACTCTTCAGCTTGGCATCGACAATCAGTGGGACATCAACTTACATCCAATGGGAAGGGCCATGCCTTTCCATTCTCAGGTCATAATGGCCCTTTGCTCAGCTCTTcccatcatcaccatcatcatcatcatgttGGATCTGCCCCATCTGGTGTTCCTTTAGACAGGCGCTTTAATTACTTCCCAGAGTCAccagaaacatcttttttgGGTCCTGCTGCCTATGGAGGCATGAGTTTGGGACCCAGTCGTggaaattttatgtttaatgtggGTGCTCGTCCTTCTAGAAATGGTGGCATATCCTTACCAGGAAACATGTCTGAAGGTAGCTTTAAAATGGTGGGCTCACCGAAGCTTAGCCCTGTGTTTTTAGGTAATGGCCCATACGCAGGACTGCCACCTACAAGCATAGATGGTTTGATTGAGCGTGGGAGGAGCAGACGAATGGAGAATAATGGGACCCAGATTGATAGCAAGAAACAGTTTCAGCTTGATTTGGATAAGATTCTCTCCGGGGAAGATAATCGAACAACattaatgataaaaaatatTCCAAACAA GTACACCTCGAAAATGTTACTTGCTGCAATAGATGAAAATCACGGGGGTACTTTTGATTTTCTCTATCTGCCAATTGATTTTAAG AACAAATGCAATGTGGGCTATGCATTTATCAATATGCTGTCTCCTTCACACATCATCCCATTTTATGAG GCATTTAATGGAAAGAAGTGGGAGAAGTTCAATAGTGAGAAAGTTGCCTCCTTGGCTTATGCTCGAATCCAAGGGAAGGCGGCTCTTGTGGCCCACTTTCAAAACTCAAGCCTAATGAATGAAGACAAACGTTGTCGCCCAATACTCTTCCACTCAGAAGGTTCTGAGGCTGGTGATCAG ATCATCCACGAACATCTTCCTTCCAACAATTTGAACATCCAGATCAGTCAGGAAAAAGAGTCGGACTCTGATTCGTCAGGAAGCCCATACCGTGGCTTTGACGAGAAGCCAGATAAGAGTTAA